The genomic interval GTTATTTCCAAACTCGATGGCAAGACGTTCTGAAGTGCTCTAAAGTATACATGATAAAACACAAATCACGATTGTGTGGCTGCAGCTAAGCAGACCATGTCGGCGCACTCGGTCTCATCCTTGACTTCTACATCGCTGAAACAGAATGTTCTTGCTAAGCTCTGCACGAGCTGATCATGGATCACCTCATCGGGAGGGAGCTCCAatgccgcctctcgccgcaGAGAGGTGACCTCCTTGTCGGCGATGCCGCAGGGCACAATGTTCTTGAAGTAACCCAAATCAGGATCGATGTTGAAGGCCAGCCCATGGCAAGTAAACCCTGACGAAATCCTGACCCCGATGGCACCAATCTTCCTGTCCCCGACCCACACGCCAgtctcgccggcggcccccGGCCGCGCCTGGACGCCGTacagcgccgccacctcgaTCATGGCGGACTCGAGGCCCTCCACGTACCTCCGCGCACCGAGCCCGACGGCCCGAAGAGAGAGGATGGGGTAGAGCACGGCCTGCCGCGGGCCGTGGAAGgtgacgtcgccgccccgctccgtGCGGTGGACGTCGGCGCCGAGTGCTCTCAGCTCGGCCTCCGGCAGGAGCAGGTTGTGGTCGGTGCGCCGCTTGCCGAGGGTGTAGGTGGGCGGGTGCTGCAGCGACAGCACGAGGTCGGATACCCGGCCGGCCCTCCTTTCGGCGACGAGCTTCTCCTGTAGCCTGAGGGCGTCGCCGTACTTGACCACTCCGAGCTTCCACGCCTCGAGCACCCTCCTCGCGCCACCGCtcatctccgccgccggcgggaggagaggaggagacggcgacCTCGTGCGGTAAATGGGCCGCCAGTCTCGGCCCACGGCctgaagagagaagagatacCTAACCGACACTGAAAGGTCCGTAGACACTTGTATGTTATTGCCTTAACTTTCTTTTACCTCTATGTTATTTTGGATGGATCCATACTTATCGATGTTAAATGAAGatgtaaaatgttttatcctttttagtaaataaataacataagattatttttttacttaggttgtgtttggttggtggttaAGATGGGATGAGATATGgtgattcatatttttagcgatatgGTGATCaggttttatgtttggttagatggatgagatgatctaattttttgtttggttggatggatgaggatAGATGAGATGgacatattgaattactaataaataataatataaactaatcatcatagatcttatcgtaattaatataaattatcaataaaatatatctatcatcgttaattaacactaatttaaacttggtaattgctaattaatgacaaaataagttaattatCACTAATGATCACAGTTAGTGAgggtggatgagctcatccggCCAATTTGACCGGATACACCCATCCAGCATCTTCGTAGAATATTCCTTGTCTGGGCCACCATATCCAGATTcatccacgaaccaaacgcatcaAAAACCTGGGTGGTCATCTCCTATCCAGAGAtatcccaccaaccaaacacacccttaccTGGCTATCGAGCCGCCGCTCAAACACGGCGCCCGCCTTGCTGGTCCGGACCGACTCGAGGAAGGCAACAAGCAGCTTGGCCTCCATGACGGGGAGGGGCACGGACGcagacggcgacgccgcctccgcctcttccccaccgccgccgtcgctgccttTCCGCTGCCGGCCACAAGACGGGCGGGCGGAGTATCCTATTTCCATAGGCTCGAATGACCCCTTCTCATAATAAGAATGTGCACGGTCTGGTCCGGTATGGAATGAACTTATAATCTGATGATCGAGTCGATTCCATGATTATAAGTTCATAACCCTAGCGCCCATTCCCATTTTGGGCCCAAATCGAGGCAAACTCTGAATACTAGATATGACCCAAAAATAACAGGGGCCAAGGTCGGCCAGTGAGACGATGGGGCAAACTCTGCACGTCGCTGCTCTCCTTCTCTACCTCTGCCTCCTTCGACCCCGCCACCGACTCGCCGGATGAATCCTCTTTCACGGCTACCTCACCGTCGTggcctcctcccgcgccgctGGGTCGTCGTTGATGGTGATGGACTTGTTCTTCGTCCGCTTTAGATCTGACGATTTGGACTCCTTGCACGACCGGTCAGACTCGTGGCCGGAGACCCTGTCCTCCGCACCGCCGGCCTCATCCTCCTTTGGCGGCACctagtggcggcggcggctagggttccACGGGAAGAGGCACACGGGAGGGAGCACtacaggaggaggaggaggagggaggagtggCTGGGTAGTGCGGTAATTTTTCTAGGTAGGTCCCACATGTAGGAGGTTACTCCTTCTgtctcaaaacaaatcaacattttaatttatagatataatgtactttttaatttatagatataatgtttgactcttcgtcttattaaaaaaaattatgattaataattttatttttattagatgataaagcatgaatagtattgtatgtgtaactaatttttaaaattttttaattttttttaaataagacggatggtcaaacgctcgacataaaaaccgaaaagttggtttttttatgaacaGAGGAAGTATTTTCTAACAGAAGTGGATGgaataaaaagaaagttaGGTCGGTGACATGCATATACCTACGAATTTTATAGTGGCAGTTATGTAAGCGTCATCTTTTTAATGGAATAGGGGTAAAAGACTCCCGAAACTGTACCTTCCACGACCGAGCGGTTCGGGCGCGCCGCCACTCGCCTGAACCCGccaccgctcgccgcgccCCAGCGTCGCCCCCGCCCTGCACCCATCGGTTTCGCACTTGGGAAGTCCTCCCTTACCAGGCcggacgatggcggcggcggcggcgtttaTGGAGCTTGCGCTCGAGCAGGTATGGCTGCAATCCAGCTTGCGTTACTGGGAACAGCACGCTCTACGCTGCTACGGTGTTTACGGCGATGAATTCTGATTCGTTTTTTGCAGGCCCAGTTTGCGTTGGACAACCTTGAGGTCCCTGTAGGGTATGCCTCTGATTCGCCTTATCCCATACGAGTGTTCATCCTTAGTTCTTATACTGTGCTTGTTCATCTTTAGTTCTTACTTTGCTTACCAATTGCTAGGtctatacttatttttttttgttatctgTTTTGGTAGATGTGTGATTGTGGAGGATGGGAAGGTGATTTCTTCCGGTAGCAACAAGACGAACGCCACCCGGAATGTATGCATGTTCTTACATCTTCGCTTGGGAAAATTTTTGCTCGTAGATTAAAGCTGTAATTTGATTGTGTCTACCAATCCTAAGGCTACAAGGCATGCTGAGATGGAAGCAATTGATGTCCTTCTTAGGGAGTGGCAGGGCATGGGACTTGATCAGCCACATGTCGCAGAGAAGTTTGCAAGATGCGACCTTTATGTCACATGTGAGCCTTGCATAATGTGCGCAATGGCGTTGTCGATACTTGGTCtgaaatgttttttctttcttgtgttTAAATGTGTTAGATCATATgggtttatgtttttttaacatgttCTTTCTTTTGATAGGAATAAGGGAAGTGTACTTTGGTTGTGCTAACGATAAATTTGGTGGATGTGGATCGATCATGTCTCTGCACCAGAGTTCTTCTACTGAATTTTCAGGGTGAGGGAGCAATGCAACAAGCAGCGGAAAGCTATTTTACTCATGACGATGACATTTTTAGTACTTCCTTAGTTGCCCATTCTCCTAGCATTTCAATTCAGtgacaacatatttattgagTTCTTAACATCGTTAATTCTGA from Oryza brachyantha chromosome 3, ObraRS2, whole genome shotgun sequence carries:
- the LOC102712235 gene encoding octanoyltransferase LIP2, mitochondrial is translated as MSGGARRVLEAWKLGVVKYGDALRLQEKLVAERRAGRVSDLVLSLQHPPTYTLGKRRTDHNLLLPEAELRALGADVHRTERGGDVTFHGPRQAVLYPILSLRAVGLGARRYVEGLESAMIEVAALYGVQARPGAAGETGVWVGDRKIGAIGVRISSGFTCHGLAFNIDPDLGYFKNIVPCGIADKEVTSLRREAALELPPDEVIHDQLVQSLARTFCFSDVEVKDETECADMVCLAAATQS
- the LOC102712513 gene encoding tRNA-specific adenosine deaminase TAD2-like isoform X1 — protein: MAAAAAFMELALEQAQFALDNLEVPVGCVIVEDGKVISSGSNKTNATRNATRHAEMEAIDVLLREWQGMGLDQPHVAEKFARCDLYVTCEPCIMCAMALSILGIREVYFGCANDKFGGCGSIMSLHQSSSTEFSGKEIPGPKGYKCTGGIMAEEAVALFRSFYEQGNPNGCHQTRRAWSAEVTSLSH
- the LOC102712513 gene encoding tRNA-specific adenosine deaminase TAD2-like isoform X2 yields the protein MAAAAAFMELALEQAQFALDNLEVPVGCVIVEDGKVISSGSNKTNATRNATRHAEMEAIDVLLREWQGMGLDQPHVAEKFARCDLYVTCEPCIMCAMALSILGIREVYFGCANDKFGGCGSIMSLHQSSSTEFSGKEIPGPKGYKCTGGIMAEEAVALFRSFYEQGNPNAPKPHRPVRIAPQ